The stretch of DNA AGTTCTCATACCCCAACCTCTCTGGTACTGTGATTATTAAATATGCCATGACAACTGACAACAAGCAAACTCATCAATTATGAATAGTTAATACCCCAtctatttattatatacagttacTGGTCTTGGTTTCACAAAACCGTGCGTGTGAGCTGTCCCGTTCAGTCCCCACAACAGCCCTGTGAGGTAGTCAGGAGGCATCACGTCTACGGAACACAGAAGATAAGAGTTCATAGTGGCAGGGCTGATATCCTGGCCCGTGTCTTCTGTGTCCTAATCCAGGATGCCTTCCACTTTAAGATGAACTGAGCTCACGGTCGTGAGCAAAGCAAGCTCCCGTCTTAGAGCAGTTGACTATTCTTTGGGCTTGCAAACATAGCTCATTTAGACCCGAGACCTCATGCCTGTGCACAGGGAGTCAACACACTAAATCTGAGTTAGAATTGGCGTCAGAAGGATGAAGAGGACATAACTTAAGAATCTTGGACAAGGGTTGCTGCTTGATTCTCACTGGACCAGGTTGGATGTTTTAACTTCAAAGCAGCAAAGTCCAGGAGAAGAGAAGCCGGTCAGAGGATCTTCTCATCCAACAGTTTATTGATTCCTTCACAAATCCTCTTGAGATTGGGCCTGCAGTTTCCATGCGGACCATAGAGAATAGAAAGGAACTCCGCATCTGCAAAGTGGTTGAAGACATGGTTGATGCGTCCATGGCTTCTGGGTGTCAAATGTCGCTGAACCAGCTCATGGACCAGGTCCTGGCACTCATGCAGCAGCTTAGAGAGCACGTTTGTGTCGAAGGTGTAGTCTACTTCATAGAAACTGACCATGGTCATAGCAGTCTGGTTCAGCTTCTTCCGGAGTTTCTCCACAATTACAACCTCCTCTTGACTGAACTGTTTGTTCCGGTAGAGGATGCCGATTTTGATGGCCACCTTGATTGCATCTTTCATGATCTTGTGGGCCTCCTTCTTGTTATGGGTGTGCTCTTCGGTGACTTTGTACAGCTCATCAAAGATTTCACTGCTGGTGTCATCAATCAGCATGTTGGCTACAGTCTTGCTGGCTATTTTGCTCAGAATCTTCTTCTGGGCTTGAAGGGCAAGACTCTTTGAGCTAAACACATTAGGACCTGtggcaaagaaataaacaaatgcagGGATATGagaactgttattattattttttttttttacaagtaaaACACATTAAGTAGAACTTACATCCTTAGAACAAAAACTAATGTCTATATCCACAATCACCTAACTGAACTCCACCCCAGATTttcccaagtgcttagattataggtatgtgtcaccatgccctggtcaccaacatttttattaattttaattgtggtgtgtgtgtgtgtgtgtgtgtgtgtgtacatgtgtgggcatgtgtgttgtGGTTacaggacaatttgtgggagtcagttctctccttccactacgtggtcccaaggattgaactcagtttaTCAGGCATgggggcaagcacctttacaaCCACTGAATCAATCTCATCAGCCCTCACCACAGTTCTGGGcagcataaagaaagacactTGATAGGAAACCAGACATCAACAGTGCCAAACCACCAGCTGCCTTGCTCTCTCCAGGTGGGCCTGTTCCTCCCGAGAAGTTTCTAAGTGGCTCATGCGCATCCCTCTGGAAAAGTCTTTCTCTCCTCCAGACTGAATCTTACCATTTTAGACCTACTCCACACATAAGCCTTTCTGACTTGACTACTTACCAAAGGTTTCCCTACAGCTACTGGCACCATGGAAACCATTCAGTTTTGCCACTTACATAAGAAGTATTGCATGATGCCCAGAACATAGTACATGTCCGGGGACAATATGGACAGTTGATCatggaagtctttttttttttttttttggactgagTCTCAGGATCCATGTTTGCTTCAGtctaagatatatttattttcactttcaagGTCTTGGAAACTGCGGCATGCTCCAGATGCCAGGCAGCTGCTGTGCTGTAGCTGTTATTCATAGCCTGTATGTACAACTTACAGAACAGATGTCAGGAATTTGAGAGAAAGTCAAAAGAGCTCTGTTAAGAAATGTCACCCAACCCATGTTTACTTGCttgtcatttatttacttacttagttgttcatttttatttttgagatggggtctcacagGGTGGGGATTCAGCTTAGTGGGAGGGCACTTCCtcagcaaacacaaggccctgggcatGGTCCAtagcaccagaaaaaaaaagacccctcctcccctccaaaaaaatcacaaagacacaGGGTTTcgatatgtagctcaggctggcctggaatttcttATGTAGCAAAAGCTAGATTTGaagtcctggtcctcctgcctctgcctctgaagtgttggggtgacagatgtgtgtCTCTATGCCCAGGTCACTCATTGTCAAGGGCACGGAATGGCACTGTGTGGGAAACACAAATGACAAATTAAACATGCCTTGTATGACTAGGACACTGAATGAAACTTAGGAAAACCACAGCCagcttgttttgttcttttccacTTTGTGAATGAAGGAGACTATAACATGATGTCGACATACGTCTGTctgtcttgaatttgttgaaatacTCTATAAAGTCTACAGCTgtccatgtagcccaagctggctttgaccTTGCAATATCCCATTTCTACCTCTTTGGTAGTGGGATTTTAAGAATGGGCTACCATACTTGGCTCACCCACAGAACTTTAATTTCATGTACATTCTTAATGCTTGAAAACACTTGGTTAACCCATCATAATTACCAGCAACCGAAGTGTGTAAGTAAATTGAAATTTAAGGAATATTTTTCTGGTGATGATAAGCCTCCATAGATTGGTAATTTTCTTCTATCAGGGCACAGTGCTCATgccaaggctagtctgggctgaatatttattaatctttgaaaaataaatgacatgTGGAATAGTGGGTTAAGGTACTTTGATTAAAAGATGTATCACACTAACAGATGTGAGTTTCAGATTGGCTCTTTGTCTGTCTGGGAAGGTTCTCCACCCCAGAGGCACAAGTTCCTTTAAACGTCTCCCTTGGAGGAAACACTAAGATTGaacaagagaaaggaggaggatcAGCATGCCTTGGCCTCACCTGTCCTCCCAGGCAAATGAATGTGTATGAAGTCTGCACATTGAGGATGCACAGACATCAAAGAGGGAATTTGTATCTGGAAGTCCGTTCCCTCAAAACTCTCTTTGAGTTGGGGAAGTGATGCTTGCTCGtactgaggctagcctgggctattgagaagcttcaaaataaaacaagaaatcaggctgagagatggctcagcagttaacaacCTGGtatgactgctcttgcagagaacttgtgttcagtttccaggacccataccaggcagttcacagctgtctgtaactgtCTACAGAGGATGGTCTTTTCTGGCCACTGTGGGGCACCTGTagtcacatgcatacacacagacagacagacacatacacacctgaaaaacagaataaatctctttttaagacaaaaaaagtgtgctttgtgaagaaaaaaaatgtcccttaattttaaaaaaaattgaaaaacctGGGGTATTACACAAAatgaaatggattattttctgtGAAGCTTAATAAATACATCAAGCTGTTCTATCAATTccaagagaagaaggagatgactggtattaaaaaaaaaaacgccTGCTCCTACCATGATGTCCATGTACCAGTACTGGGAACCCATGCTATCTTACCTGACGATACAGATGTGGTTAAGATGTGTCAAGTAGAGAGACTATGCTGTTCTATCCACAGGCCCATGAAATGATGTGGTGTTGTGGGGGGcggtgagggaggaaggagcaAAGGAGAAGGTGTGAGACCAGATGTAGAGGTTGGGGTGACTGCTAGCTCTGCAGATGGAGGTGAGGACATGAGCCAAGGGATCTGGGagcggggcgggggaggggggcgtGGAAACTGAAAATGCAAGATGAAGCATTCTTCCTTACACCCTCCCAAATCCCTGTGACCCTACTTccgatttctgagttccaggaacaTAAAGACAAACTCTCAGCATTTCAAGTTTCTCCATGTAAAGTGATTGTTGAAGGAACTGTAAGTTAACTCAGGTGGGTGGAATGAAATCTTCCACTTAAATATTTCCACCAGGATACCAAGCCCCTGGGTGGCTTCCCTGACGCTTCTGGCCATCTCTCTTGAATAAGAATTATTTATCTGCAAATTATCAGGATTTACAAACCTCTGTTCTGAGAACTCAAGAAAGGTAGGAATCTGAAAATCTCCAAACACTTAAAGATCACAAGTCTGCAGCAGAAGGAACCAAATGTTAGGGACCATCAAAACcaccaggaaaagaaacaaaacaaaacaaaaaaagccgaGGTAAGAGTCCTGCTGACAGGTCGTTCCACCAGGGCCACCACCCTAAGGACACTAACCTGCAAGACCCACTCCCCTGTGGTGGGATGCGGGGTGGGGgcgtgggcgtgtgtgtgtgtgtgtgtgtgtgtgtgtgtgtgcgcgcgcgcgcgcgcgcgcgcgcgcgcgggggggggggcatgggggggggggagcttggtcctgcctcaacttggtatgccatgctttgttgactcccatgggagcctgcccctttctgaggagtgggtgggggaggtaagaaaagagggtggggggagggagtaggaggagaacagggaggggaaacggtggtggtggttggtatgtataataaataaaagaatttaaaaaacaaaaacaaaaagccatatCACCGAGTAGATTCCCACATGACCACAGATTTTTGCATTCAAAGTGATCATGAATGTGCCCTAACATAAATGCCCTACacagctcttcctcttccatgcTCTGGGAGGAAGGGCTCTGGGATCACTGTAGTGAGTTTAAGATGACCAGGTATTTGTGCTCTTCATGGTTAATACATAAGCTATTGCCAAGGCTTCAAGAAGTCCTGCAGGCCGTGGCTggtatgtgaaattaagttaattataaaataaaaacactacatataaaacaaagaaacacagagccaaatacaggggtaatagctgaaGGGATCAGAGAACTAGCGAGTAGCAATGACTAACCTTAGCTTtttttcagcacaaataaaatatcaccacaataaaaaaaaaaaagtcctgcagGAAAGGTAATTCCATGGTTTTGTTTAGTCACCCAGTCACAAACTTACTAGgcacacatacccccacacacatgtacctgtAACTATGTAAAACACACCCTGTAAGATGCATTATGGGAAACAATGGAAAGAATTAGTAGAAGTCACATCAAGACAATCAGCACAACAGAACGTTCACAGCCCCCAGAGCTCTATGGGGGAGGAGATCCACAATGCTACTAATGGTTTAAGGGACTGTGCAGCCCAGGGCACAGTCCTATTCAGAGACATTTGCACACGGAAATTCTGACCTTTTCTGTCCATACTTTCATATTAGCGTTCTACAGAGGAACCAAGAAGAGACACTGTAGACTAGAAGGAAGACCATGAGTCCAGTTTTGGGAACCAAAGTCATGGGCAAGCTGATGAGGAAAGCAAGCTTCACTATGGCTAGTGGGAAACACTAAAATATCCAGAATAGGGTTATTGACAcaaccttttcttttcattcctatCTGAACACCTTAGGAAAGTGCTTttagccgggcggcggtggtggcgcacgcctgtaatcccagcactcgggaggcagaggcaggtggatctctgtgagtgtgaggccagcctggtctacagagtgagttccaggacaggctccaaagctacacagaaacactgtctcaaaaaaccaaaaaaaaaaaaagaaaaaagaaaaagaaaaagaaaagggaagtgctttTGGCTGTGGATAACCTTCTCTGAATGAAAGTTCCCATTATCTAGCCATTAAGGGCAAGGGACCATTTATGAGGCCTAGGGATTTGTAACTACAGTGAGGTCATGGGAGTGGATGAGTCCAGAAAGAGAACACCAAAGATGCTCTCCGTGGACACTTGAGTGTGTGGGAGAGGCCTGCAGCCACGCTGAGTTGCTCCTTTCAAAACAGTGCTCAGCCAGAGCCCAAGTGGTGCTTCCACAGTTCCAGAATGGTGAAACGGCATGCCCATAGTGACAAACAGCAGGAAAGTCTCACCAAGCTTGGTGAGCGGGCAGGAAAGAGGCAGAGGAGCCTTGTGAGACTAAGGTAATGAACTGGGAGAGAGACGAAGTAAATGACGGTTATAAAAGACACCAGACCTTGACCTGTGACTAGAGCTCAGGAAAATGCTCTTGAGTGTCACCAGgctgtgggggtggaggggccAGAGCACAGctattctctcctcctcctcctcctcctcctcctcctcctcctcctcctcctcctcctcctcttcctccacctcgtCCTCGTCTTTGTCCacctcgtcctcgtcctcgtctTCACAGGACTCTAATTCTCTACCTTGGTTGTGTCTCTAAAAAGTGAGTGGAACTTGAACAGACGTGCAGAGAGACATATTAACATTATATAGCGGAGGCTTATTTGTAAGAGCAAGCAAACAGCATCACTTTATTTCTATTGACAGCTCAAGATGACAGCAGGGGAAAAATTGACTGCAAATGTCTTAAGAAGTTATAAATGGACATGGTATCCGGGTGGAAGCAGTGGGTGTTGTTTGGGGAGCCCATCTGTTAAGGCAGGGAGTCAAGTGTACAAGGAGGGTGGGGGCAAGACCACGGCCATGGAGAAGGCAAGACCCAGGTGGAGGAGCTTGGAAGAGTCCATGTTTCTGGTCACCAGTCGCTTCTACCCTAGCCCAGGGACTAGGGAGCACGACCATGCGTCTTGGGCAGGACATGCTCACAAACAGCTCCGAGCTTCAGCTTCCTTCCACAGCGAGCTCAAAAAGTGTCTTGTCCGCAAGACATGGACGCAAAGTCCAGGAGCTCTGCCCCTGGCATGCGCGTGCATGTGAGCAGAGGGAAGGCAGCATTGATGACTGGTCTCCTCTTGGCAAGAGCTCTCCCGCAGACACGCTTTAAAGGGAAAAGCAAAGATCTGAGATGATCTGATAAGAAATCAGATATCTGTAATTATAGCGCCGGGAGGCCCTttaggggggtggggtgggggatgtttGGCTTTTTTCCCTAATGTCTATCATTTTAGGTAAAATGAAGAGATTCTGTGAAAGTTTTCAGTTTATTATTGTATATTTTCTTGCCCATCCCCAGCTAACCACCAACCTCCACCAAGCAATCTGTAACTCGACTCATGATTCTGTACCTGAGGGGCAGTGCACCATGTATCTGATCACTACAGTCCTGCAAGAGAAGGCCTGGGTGCTCCAGCTCATAAAGTACGAAACTGAGGCAGAGTGGACAGCAGCAGTTCATTCAAAGACATGTGGCCAGTCAGCAGCAGAGCTCCAGGGCCAGAGTTCACAAGACTCTGGACAAAGCCAGCAGCCTCTGCCTTTGTACTCCAgggccctgcctgcctgcctgcctgcctgtctgcctgcctgcctgcctgtctgcctgcctgtctgcctgcctgcctgcctgtctgcctgcctgcctgtctgcctgcctgtctgcctgcctgtctgcctgcctgcctgcctgcctgtcactACGCTACTTGCTAGGATGGTCATGGACccacctctgaaacagtaagaaaGCCTCccattaaatactttctttcataggttgctttggtcatggtgtctcttcacttcTTACCCATGTGAAACATTAAATGAACCTCAAATTTAAATCTCAATTTAGCCCGGAAAGTTAACACTCGTCAGTTAATAGAAAAAGGACAGCATTATGACAAGAGTAACACCACATTTACCAGAAGCTAAAGATAgatacagttttcttttctttctttcttttttcccccccgagacagaatttctctgtgtaactttggtacctgtcctggatcttgctctgtaga from Onychomys torridus chromosome 7, mOncTor1.1, whole genome shotgun sequence encodes:
- the Tnfaip8l3 gene encoding tumor necrosis factor alpha-induced protein 8-like protein 3, whose protein sequence is MDSDSGEQSEGEPVTAAGPNVFSSKSLALQAQKKILSKIASKTVANMLIDDTSSEIFDELYKVTEEHTHNKKEAHKIMKDAIKVAIKIGILYRNKQFSQEEVVIVEKLRKKLNQTAMTMVSFYEVDYTFDTNVLSKLLHECQDLVHELVQRHLTPRSHGRINHVFNHFADAEFLSILYGPHGNCRPNLKRICEGINKLLDEKIL